The Pseudomonas azadiae genome contains a region encoding:
- a CDS encoding methyltransferase codes for MPLLESPFAQLDLIRQPEQHNDPLQAFDAADEYLLNHLAEQQPSSATRVLVLNDSFGALAASLEGQVQVTSSGDSFLAAQGLEKNLIRNGKSFDAVPFIPASQIPAGPFDRVLVRVPKTLALLEEQLIRLQGHLAPGAQVIAGAMIKHLPRAAGELLERYIGPMQASLAVKKARLLIATVQDRPVAVSPYPTRYTLDAPAIELLNHANVFCRENLDIGTRAFLPHLPKNLGNARVADLGCGNGVLAIASALQNPDAQYTLVDESYMAVQSAAANWHAALGERDAVVRAADGLAGQAADSLEVVLCNPPFHQQQVVGDFLAWRMFQQAREALVAGGALYIVGNRHLGYHTKLARLFRGVEHVATTPKFVILKARK; via the coding sequence ATGCCCCTGCTTGAAAGCCCCTTCGCCCAGCTCGACCTGATCCGCCAGCCAGAGCAACACAACGATCCGCTGCAAGCGTTCGATGCCGCTGACGAGTACCTGCTCAATCATCTGGCCGAACAGCAGCCGTCTTCTGCAACCCGCGTGCTGGTGCTCAACGACAGCTTCGGCGCCCTGGCGGCCAGCCTAGAGGGCCAGGTGCAAGTCACCTCCAGTGGCGACTCATTCCTGGCGGCACAGGGCCTGGAGAAAAACCTGATACGCAACGGCAAGAGCTTTGATGCTGTACCGTTTATCCCGGCCAGCCAGATACCCGCCGGGCCTTTCGACCGCGTGCTGGTTCGCGTGCCGAAAACCCTGGCACTGCTTGAAGAACAATTGATCCGCCTGCAAGGGCACCTGGCGCCGGGTGCCCAGGTCATCGCCGGGGCAATGATCAAGCACTTGCCACGGGCGGCCGGCGAGTTGCTGGAGCGCTACATCGGGCCGATGCAGGCGTCGCTGGCGGTCAAAAAAGCACGCTTGCTGATCGCCACGGTGCAAGACCGCCCGGTTGCCGTTTCGCCTTACCCCACCCGTTACACGCTCGACGCACCGGCCATCGAACTGCTGAACCATGCCAACGTGTTCTGCCGTGAAAACCTGGACATCGGCACCCGCGCGTTCCTGCCGCACCTGCCGAAAAACCTGGGCAACGCGCGGGTGGCAGACCTGGGTTGCGGCAACGGTGTACTGGCCATCGCCAGCGCGCTGCAAAACCCCGATGCGCAGTACACCTTGGTGGACGAGTCGTATATGGCCGTGCAATCGGCGGCCGCCAATTGGCACGCCGCGCTCGGTGAACGCGATGCTGTCGTGCGTGCCGCCGATGGCCTGGCGGGCCAGGCCGCCGATTCTCTGGAGGTGGTGCTGTGCAACCCGCCGTTCCACCAGCAGCAAGTGGTCGGTGATTTTCTCGCCTGGCGCATGTTCCAGCAGGCCCGGGAAGCGCTGGTGGCAGGCGGTGCGCTGTATATCGTCGGCAACCGGCATTTGGGTTATCACACCAAGCTGGCGCGCTTGTTCCGGGGCGTCGAACACGTCGCCACCACGCCAAAATTCGTGATCCTTAAGGCGCGCAAATAA
- a CDS encoding DUF2474 domain-containing protein: protein MSGKPSLHDIEQAEKRPLWRRLGWLAMIWAGSVLALFIVASLMRMFMNAAGLTTH, encoded by the coding sequence ATGTCCGGCAAACCTTCGTTGCACGATATTGAACAGGCCGAGAAACGGCCGTTGTGGCGGCGCCTGGGATGGCTGGCGATGATCTGGGCCGGCAGCGTGCTGGCGCTGTTTATCGTGGCCAGCCTGATGCGCATGTTCATGAATGCGGCCGGCTTGACCACGCACTGA
- the cydB gene encoding cytochrome d ubiquinol oxidase subunit II produces the protein MGIDLPLIWAVIIIFGIMMYVIMDGFDLGIGILFPFVPGKTDRDVMMNTVAPVWDGNETWLVLGGAGLFGAFPLAYSVVLSALYLPLILMLIGLIFRGVAFEFRFKAKDDKRHLWDKAFIGGSIAATFFQGVALGAFIDGFQVVDRQFAGGSLDWATPFTMFCGVALIVAYALLGCTWLIMKTEGPLQEKMHNLARPLALVVLAVIGIVSLWTPLTHPEIASRWFTLPNLFWFLPVPILVLVTLYGLFRAVARHAHYTPFLLTLVLIFLGYSGLGISLWPNIIPPSVSIWDAAAPPQSQGFMLVGTLFIIPLILGYTFWSYYVFRGKVTHEDGYH, from the coding sequence ATGGGTATTGATCTTCCGCTGATCTGGGCCGTGATCATCATCTTCGGCATCATGATGTACGTGATCATGGACGGCTTCGACCTGGGGATCGGCATTCTCTTTCCGTTCGTTCCGGGCAAGACCGATCGCGACGTGATGATGAACACCGTAGCGCCCGTGTGGGACGGCAATGAAACCTGGCTGGTACTGGGCGGCGCGGGGTTGTTCGGCGCTTTCCCGCTGGCCTATTCGGTGGTGCTGTCGGCACTGTATCTGCCGCTGATCCTGATGCTGATCGGCTTGATCTTTCGCGGGGTGGCCTTCGAGTTTCGCTTCAAGGCCAAGGACGACAAGCGGCACCTGTGGGACAAGGCGTTTATCGGCGGCTCGATTGCGGCCACCTTCTTCCAGGGCGTGGCGCTGGGCGCATTCATTGATGGCTTCCAAGTGGTCGATCGCCAATTTGCCGGAGGTTCGCTGGACTGGGCCACGCCGTTCACAATGTTCTGCGGCGTGGCGCTGATCGTGGCCTATGCGTTGCTTGGCTGTACCTGGCTGATCATGAAAACCGAAGGTCCGCTGCAGGAAAAGATGCACAACCTGGCACGGCCGCTGGCGCTCGTGGTGTTGGCGGTGATCGGCATCGTCAGCCTGTGGACGCCATTGACGCATCCTGAAATCGCCTCGCGCTGGTTCACCCTGCCGAACCTGTTCTGGTTCCTGCCGGTGCCGATCCTGGTACTGGTGACGCTGTACGGGCTGTTCCGCGCCGTCGCACGGCATGCGCATTACACGCCGTTCCTGCTCACGCTGGTGCTGATCTTCCTGGGCTACAGCGGTCTGGGGATCAGCCTGTGGCCTAATATCATTCCGCCGTCGGTGTCGATCTGGGACGCCGCCGCGCCGCCGCAAAGCCAGGGCTTCATGCTGGTGGGCACGTTATTCATCATCCCGCTCATCCTGGGTTACACCTTCTGGAGCTACTACGTGTTCCGCGGCAAGGTCACCCACGAAGACGGTTATCACTAG
- a CDS encoding cytochrome ubiquinol oxidase subunit I: protein MFGLEALDLARIQFAFTISFHILFPAITIGLASYLAVLEGLWLKTKNDTYRDLYHFWSKIFAVNFGMGVVSGLVMAYQFGTNWSRFSDFAGAVTGPLLMYEVLTAFFLEAGFLGVMLFGWNKVGRNLHFFATVMVAVGTLISTFWILSSNSWMQTPQGFEIVDGRVIPTDWFAIVFNPSFPYRLAHMATAAFVATAFFVGSSAAWHLLRGKDNPAIRKMLSMAMWMALIVAPIQAVIGDFHGLNTLEHQPAKIAAIEGHWENKGNEPTPLILFGWPDMKAEKTKYAVEIPYLGSLILTHSLDKQVPALKEFPPEDRPNSTIVFWSFRVMVGLGFLMIFTGLFSLWLRRGDKMYTSRPFLYLALWMGPSGLIAILAGWFTTEIGRQPWVVYGLMRTADASSGHSLAQMTITLVLFVVVYFALFGAGLGYMMRLVRKGPVTHDVTEPTHGGPGQKRTPARPLSAADDGTENDMPSDQHDDIQHKGH, encoded by the coding sequence ATGTTCGGTTTGGAGGCGCTAGATCTCGCCCGAATCCAATTTGCGTTCACCATCTCTTTCCACATCCTGTTCCCGGCGATCACCATCGGCCTGGCCAGTTACCTTGCGGTGCTGGAAGGCTTATGGCTCAAGACCAAAAACGACACCTACCGCGACCTCTACCATTTCTGGTCGAAGATCTTTGCCGTCAACTTCGGCATGGGTGTGGTGTCCGGTCTGGTCATGGCCTACCAGTTCGGCACCAACTGGAGCCGCTTCTCGGACTTCGCCGGTGCCGTCACCGGGCCGCTGCTGATGTACGAAGTGCTCACGGCCTTCTTCCTCGAGGCGGGTTTTCTCGGCGTGATGCTGTTTGGCTGGAATAAAGTGGGGCGCAACCTGCACTTCTTCGCCACGGTCATGGTGGCCGTGGGTACCTTGATTTCCACGTTCTGGATCCTGTCGTCCAACAGCTGGATGCAGACCCCGCAGGGCTTTGAGATCGTTGACGGCCGAGTGATTCCCACCGACTGGTTTGCCATCGTCTTCAACCCGTCGTTCCCCTATCGCCTGGCGCACATGGCCACGGCGGCTTTCGTGGCCACCGCGTTCTTCGTCGGCTCCTCGGCGGCCTGGCACTTGTTGCGTGGCAAGGACAACCCGGCGATCCGCAAGATGCTCTCCATGGCGATGTGGATGGCCCTGATCGTTGCGCCTATCCAGGCGGTGATCGGTGACTTCCATGGTCTCAATACGCTGGAGCACCAGCCGGCGAAAATCGCCGCGATCGAAGGCCACTGGGAAAACAAAGGCAACGAGCCAACCCCGCTGATCCTGTTTGGCTGGCCCGACATGAAAGCCGAAAAAACCAAGTACGCGGTGGAAATCCCTTATCTGGGCAGCCTGATCCTCACCCACTCCCTGGATAAGCAGGTGCCGGCGCTCAAGGAGTTTCCACCCGAGGATCGCCCCAACTCGACCATCGTGTTCTGGTCGTTCCGAGTCATGGTCGGCCTGGGTTTCCTGATGATCTTCACCGGCCTGTTCAGCCTCTGGCTGCGCCGGGGCGACAAGATGTACACGTCCAGGCCGTTCCTGTACCTGGCGTTGTGGATGGGGCCGTCCGGCCTGATCGCGATTCTTGCGGGTTGGTTCACCACCGAGATCGGCCGTCAGCCGTGGGTCGTCTACGGTTTGATGCGCACGGCGGATGCTTCTTCCGGGCATAGCCTGGCGCAGATGACGATTACCCTGGTGCTGTTCGTGGTGGTGTACTTCGCGCTGTTCGGCGCGGGCCTGGGCTACATGATGCGCCTGGTGCGCAAAGGCCCGGTCACCCATGACGTCACTGAGCCAACCCATGGTGGGCCCGGCCAGAAACGCACACCGGCGCGTCCGTTGTCGGCTGCCGATGATGGCACCGAGAATGATATGCCATCCGACCAGCACGACGACATCCAGCACAAGGGGCATTGA